AGAAGACCTCCCACGTCGGCGGGTCGACGGCGCGTTCGGGCGGCGCGTTCTGGATTCCCGGTAACTCCGCGCTGCGGGCGGCGGGTTCGGGCGACAGCGTGGAGAGCGCGGCCGAGTACCTGTTCGACCTGGTGGGCGACTCCGTCCCGCAGGAGCGGTGGCGTGCCTTCCTGGAGCACGGTCCCGCCGCCGTGGAGATGTTGCTGCGCACGACGCCGATGCGGTTCTCCTGGGCCGAGGGCTACTCGGACTACCACCCGGAGCGGCCGGGCGGGAGCGCGGCCGGGCGCAGTTGCGAGTGTCGTCCTTTCGACGCCTCGGTGCTCAAGTCGGAACGCCGGCGGTTGCGGCCGGGTGTGCTCTCCGCTCCGGTGCCGATGCCGGTCACCGGAGCGGACTACCGGTGGATGAACCTCGTGGCCCGCGTGCCCCGCCGGGCGGTGCCACGCATCGCGCGCCGCGTCGTGCAGGGTCTGGGCGGTCTCCTGCTGCGCAGGGAGTACCTGGCGGGCGGTCAGGCGTTGGCCGCCGGGCTGTTCGCGGGCGTGCTGCGCGCGGGCGTGCCGGTCTGGACGGAAACCGCCCTGGTGCGCCTGACCACCGTCGGTGACCGGGTCACCGGTGCGGTGCTGCGGCAGGGCGGCCGGGAGGTCACCGTGACCGCGCGGCGTGGTGTCGTGCTCGCCGCGGGCGGTTTCGACCACCGCGCGGACTGGCGGCACCACCACCAGTCGCCGGCGCTGGAGGCGGGGTGGAGCCTGGGCGCCGTGGGCAACACCGGTGACGCCATCAGCGCCGCGCAGGAGGTCGGGGCTGGTACGGCGCTGATGGACCAGGCGTGGTGGTTCCCCGCGGTCGCACCGCTGCCCGGCGGGTCGCCGCAGGTGCTGCTGGCCGAGCGGTCGCTGCCCGGCTCGTTCATGGTGGACTCGACCGGCCGCCGGTTCGTCAACGAGGCCACCGACTACATGTCGTTCGGACAACGGGTGCTCGCCCGCGAGAAGGCCGGCGACCCGGTGGGTGCGATGTGGCTGGTGTTCGACCAGCGCTACCGCAACAGCTACGTGTTCGCGGGCACCGTGTTCCCCCGCATGCCGCTCCCCCGCGCCTGGTACGACGCGGGCATCGCGCACCGCGCCACCACGCCGAGCGACTTGGCGCGTGCCGCCGGGCTGCCTCCCGAGCAGTTCGCGGCGACGTTCAGGCGGTTCTCCGAGCTTGCCGGATCCGGTGTCGACCACGACTTCGGGCGTGGGCGCAGCGCCTACGACCGCTACTACGGCGACCCCACGGTGACGCCCAACCCGAACCTGCGGCCGCTGGACCTGGGACCGCTGCACGGGGTGCGCGTCGTGCTCTCCGACCTGGGCACGTGCGGCGGCATCACGGCGGACGGCTCGGCGCGCGCCCTGCGGCAGGACGGCACCCCGATCGACGGGCTGTACGCCATCGGCAACGCCGCCGCCAACGCGTTCGGCGCCACCTACCCCGGCGCCGGGGCCACCATCGGCCAAGGGCTGGTGTTCGGCCACCTCGCCGCCCGGCACGCCGCCTCGCTCCCCTCGCGGTGACCCGCCGCGAGACCTCCCCGGAAGGAACACCCATGCAGCGATTCGACGGACGCACCGCGCTCGTCACCGGCGGCGCGTCCGGCATCGGCCAGGCCACCGCCCTGCGCCTGCTCGCCGAGGGCGCGACGGTCGTCGCGGCCGACGTCTCCGCCGACGGCCTGGAGAAGACCGCGGCGCAGGCGGCCGAGGCGGGCGCGGGCGGGCGGCTGACGACCGCGGTGCTGGACATCGCCGACGAGCGGGCCGTGCAGGAGGTCGTCACCGGGGCCGTGGCGGCCCTGGGCGGCTTGGACGTGCTGGTCAACGCCACCGGGATGCTGCGCGGCGCACACACCCACGACTGCTCGCTGGAGCTGTGGAACCGGGTCATCGCGGTCAACCTGACCGGTACGTTCCTGGTGACCCGCGCCGCGCTGCCCGCCCTGCTCGCCACCGGCCGGGGCGTGGTGGTGAACTTCAGCTCCACCTCCGCCTCGTTCGCCCACCCGTTCATGGCCGCCTACTCGGCCAGCAAGGGCGGCATCGAGTCGTTCACCCACAGCATCGCCCAGGAGTACTCCAAGCAGGGACTGCGCGCGGTGTCCGTGGCGCCGGGCAGCATCAGCAGCGGCATCACCAACGGCATCGGCGACCTCGTGCCCGCCGACATCGACTGGTCGCTGCTGGGCAAGCTCACCCCGGCGCTGGGGCAGGGCTTCGCCGGGCCGGAGGCGGTGGCCGGTGTGGTGGCGATGCTGGCCTCGGACGACGGGGCGTTCATCACCGGCACCGAGATCCGCATCGACGGCGGCACCCACCAGTGACAGGTTCCTCCCCGCGCCCGCCGGCTAGGCTGGTCGGGCGCGGGGAGGAGGACGGGGTGGGTGAGACGGCGGACCGGGTCGTGCCGATCGATGTCGGCGAGGCCCGGTTGGAGTCGGCGACGGTGGACCTGGTCAACCTGATCGCCTTCGCCGCGCACGGCCGCGCCTTCGCCCGCCGTTTCCGCGACGCGACCGGCGTGGACCTGCCCGCCGCCGAGCTGCGCACCCTGCTGGTCCTGGCTCAGGGCGACGCGCGCAGCGGTGGTGACCTGGCGGTGGCGTTGGCGATCGACCTGGGGCAGACCAGCAGGCAGGTGTCGGCGCTGCAGCGGGCGGGGTTGGTCGAGCGCTCCGCGGACCCGGCCGACCGGCGGCGCAGCCTGGTGGCGCTGTCCGAGCGCGGCGCGGAGGTGGACCGGCGGTGGCGGGCGGCGTGGTTGCGGGACTACCTGCGCCCGGTGGCGCGGTGGCCGGAGGCCGACGTCGCGGATCTGACCCGGTGGCTGCGGCTGGTGGACGCGGCGTTGCGCCGGGGGTTGGGGGCGGGCGCACCGGGTGGTCGGCGGGCCGCCGGGGTGGATGCCGCGCCGCCGCACCTGCGCTCCTACGCCGAGGTCGTCGTGGACTTGGTGGAGCTGGTGGGCACCTCTCACGGGTTCGACGACCTGCTGCGGGAACTGCGGGCGCCGATCCGGCAGGCCGCCTACTTCGCACTGCGCCTGATCGACGTCCACGGCCCGCTGCCCATCACCGAGGTGGGGCAGCGGGCCGGGGTGGACCAGTCGCAGGCGAGCAAGCAGGTGCGCGTGCTGGAGGAGCACGAGCTGGTGGAGCGGGCCGCGGACGGTTTCGACCGGCGCAGCACGCTGGTCAGGGCGTCACGGCGCGGCCGGACCCTGGTGCGGCGGGTCCGCGACTTCCAGCTGGCCGGACTGCGCGGCCTGCTGAGCGGCGCTCCCCGCGGCGACCGGGACCGGTGGGCGGAGCTGGTCGTCGACCTGGTGGCCGAGCTGGGTCGGTGACGGCTCGTCCAGTGCCCGCCCTTCGGCGTCGAGGTGCGGCAGGACGCGGTCCAGCCACCCGGGCAGCCACCAGGCGCGGCGGCCGAGCAGGGTCAGCAGCGCGGGCACGACGATCATGCGCACGACGAACGCGTCGGCGACGACACCGGCGGTCAGCGCCAGGCCGATGGACCCGATCAGCGACGACGGGCTCAGGGCGAACCCGGCGAACACCGCGGTCATGATGGTCGCGGCGGACACGACCACCACGGCGGTGCGCCCGAATCCGTCCATCACCGCCTCGACCGGGTCCAGGCCGCGCACGTGCGCCTCGTGCATGCGGGAGACCAGGAACACCTGGTAGTCCATGGCCAGGCCGAACAGGATGCCAACGATGAGCACGGGCAGCAGGCTCAGCATCGGGTTGCCCTGTGGTGCGGAGAAGACCGGGCCGAGCCAACCCCACTGGAACACCGCGACGGTGACGCCCACGCCCGCGCCGAGCGAGAGCAGGAAGCCGACCGTGGCGATCAGCGGCACGAGCAGGGAGCGGAAGACGACGACCAGCAGCAACAGGGACAGGCCGACGATGACGACCAGGTAGGTGACCAGAGCGGCGGACAGCCGCTCGTCGGTGTCGATGCCGATCGCGGTCTGGCCGGTGACCAGCAGGTCCACTCCGGGCACGTCGTCGGCACGGTCGCGGATGTCGTGCACGAGCCGCTCGGTGCGCTCGTCGACCGGACCGGTGGTGGGCACGACCTGGAGCAGGGCGGTGTCACCGGTGGCGTTGACGCCGGCAGGGGCAACGGAGGCGACGCCGCCGAGGGCGGTGAGCCGGGAGGTCACCTCGTCCAGGCGGGCTTGCACACCGTCGCCTTGCGCGAGCACGATCAGCGGTCCCTGGTAGCCGGCACCGAACGCGTCGGCGATTTGTTCGTAGGCGGCGCGCTGGGTGCTGTCGGGGTCCTCGCCGCCGGGGGTGGTCAGCGAGGTGGCCAGCGACAGCACCGGCACGGCCAGCACGAGCAGGCCCGCCACGGCGCCCGCGAGTACCGTGACCGGCCGGCGGACGACCAGCTTGATCCAGCGGTCCAGGAAACCGATCCGATCGGCGCGGACCGGCGTGCCACCGGCGCGCTCACGACGCGGCAGGGCTCTGCGCCCCATCAGCTTGAGCGCGGCGGGTAGCAGCGTGAGCGACATCAGCACGGCGACCGCCACCCCGACCGCGGCGGCCAGGCCCATCTCGGTGATGAAGCCGATGCCGACCACCGCCAACCCGGCCAGGGCGATGACCACCGTGCCGCCGGCGAACACGACCGCGGACCCGGCGGTGCCGGTGGCACGTCCGATCGCGTCCTCCAACGGGCGGCCCTCGCGCAGCTCGGCCCGGAAGCGGGCCAGGACGAACAGGCAGTAGTCGATGCCCACGGCCAGGCCGAGCATCACCGCCAGGGTCGGGGTCATGCTGCCGATGGGCGAGAACGCGGAGAACGCCAACACGCCGAGCACGCCCACCGCGACGCCGATCAGGGCACCGAGCATGTTGGCCCCGGCGGCGGCCAGCGAGCCGTAGGTCAGCAGCAGCACGGCGAAGGCCAGGACCGCGCCGACGACCTCGGTGGGTCCGAACACCTCGGGCATCGGGTCGCCGATCGAGCCGCCCACCTCCGCGCCCAGGCCGCGGTCGCGGGCCTGCTCGGCCACGGCGACGACGGCGTCGTGGACCGCGTCGCGGTTGTCCTCGGTGATTTCGCGCAGCGACAGGGTGGCGATCGCGGTGGTGCCGTCCGAGGAGACCGCCGGGCGGGCCGGGTCGAACGGGTCGGAGACCTCGGCGACGTGCCCGGTGGCCGCGGCGCGGACGAGCACGTCGGCGACGGTGGTCCGCTGCGCCTCGTCCAGGGGTGTGCCGTCCTCGGTGAACAGCACGAGTTGCAGGGTGCCGGTGCCCGGTTCCCCCGACGGGGACGGGAATTCGCGTTCGACGACTTCCAGTGCGGTGCTCGACTCGGTGTCGTCGATCTCGAACCCGCCGTCCGCGAAGCGCATGCCGCCGATCGCGGCGGCGGCCAGGCCCGCGGCGAGCAGCAGCCAGGCGGTGATGACCAGCAGTGGGCGTCGGGCGCTGCCCACGCCCAGCCGGTAGAGCAGTCGTGCCATGCGGTGATCTCTCCTGCGGTGTCCCGGTAAGGGGCGCGACGCGATGCGCCGCCGACCGTCCCCACCGGGGCACCAGCCTTCCGGCGGGATGCCGTCGCGTCGTCGTCCGCGCACGGCATCCCTGCTGCCGCGCCCGCAGTAGGTCGACGGCGCGTACTGCGCCCGCGGTACGGCTCAGGGAGCGTCGAGCAGCCCCGAGGCGTGCACGGTGACGACCAGGGCGGCCCGGTCCCGCACGCCGAGCTTGGTCATGGAGCGGTTGACGTGGGTCTTGGCCGTGAGCGGCGAGATGACCAGGCGGGCGGCGATCTGGTCGTTGCTCAGGCCACGTGCCACGAGCAGCACGACCTCGCGTTCGCGGTCGGTTAGCGGGTCCAGCGACGATCGCGTTGGCGGTGGGGGCGCGACCGCACGGGTGGCGTGGGCGGCCAAGGTGGTCATGGCGCGCGCGGACAGCAGCGTCTCCCCGCGGGCGACCACGCGCACGGCGTCGATCAGGGCTTCGGGGGGCGAGTCCTTGCCGAGGTAGCCGCGCGCCCCGGCGGCGACGGCGGACAGCACGTGCTCGTCGGTCTCGAAGGTGGTCAGCACCAGCACGGCGACATCGCGCGACGCGCCGGGGTCGGCGGTCAGCCTGCGGGTGGCCGCCACACCGTCCACGCGCGGCATGCGCAGGTCCATGAGGACGACGTCGATCCCGCCCTCGCGGACCCGGCGCACCGCGCCGTCGCCGTCGGCGGCCTCGCCGACCACGGTGATGCCGGGTTCGGACTCCAGCACGCCGCGCAGGCCGGCCCGGATGAGGGCCTGGTCGTCCACCACGAGGACACGCACGTCGCCGGTCACCGCACGTCCTCCCCGTCGGGGTCGGGGCAGCCGGATTCGAGCGGCAGGGTCGCGCGGACCCGGAACACCGCGCCGTCCCGCCCCGCCTCCAGGCACCCGCCGACGGCGTCCACGCGTTCCCGCATCCCCACCAGGCCGTGGCCGCCGGTCCGCGACGGCGCGGCGTCGGCCACCGGGTTGACGACCTCGACCACCACGGTGCCGGGTGCCCGGCGCACGGCCAGTTCGACGCGGCCGGTGCCGTGGCGGGCGGCGTTGGTCAGCGCCTCCTGCGCCACGCGGTAGCCGGTCACCGACACCAGGTCCGGCACCTGCCCCCCGTCGAGCCGCGCGTCGACTTCGACACCGCCCCGGCGGACGGCGTCGACCAGGTTCCCGACCCGCTCCAGACCAGGGGCGGGGGTGTCGGCGTCCACGTCGTCGGCGCGCAGCAGGCGCAGGATGCCGGCCATCTCCCGCAGCACCGCGCGGGCCGCGTTCTCGGTCTCCACCAGGGCGTCCTCCGAGCGGGCGGGGTCGGTGCGCAGGGTGCGGCGGGCCAGTCCGGCGTGGACGGTGATGACCGCGACGTGATGCCCCACCACGTCGTGCAGCTCGCGGGCGATGCGCAGCCGTTCCTCCACGACACGCCGCCGCGCCACCGCCTCCCGCATCTGCTCCGCCCGCCGCGCCCGGTCCTCCACGGCCAGCACGTAGTCGCGACGCGACCGCACGGCGTGACCGACGCCCACCGCCCCCGCGGTCCAGGCGATCATCGCCGCCACGTCGGCCTCCACCGCGATCCCGGGGCCGTTGAGCAGCGGCGGGAGGCAGAACACCAGTGCGGTGACGACGGCCGTGACCGCCCATCCCCGCCGCCTGGCGGTCGACACCAGGTGCAGCAGGGCGAGCTGGCTCAACGCGCCCAGCGACACCCACGCCGGGTCGGCTTGGCCGACCAGCACGACGCCGGCCGTCGTGGCCGCCCACGCCGCCGGCGGGTGCCGGTGCCGCAGCAGCACCGCCGCGCAGCCCGCGACGACGCAGGCGGCCGAGGGCCACGGGCCGCCGGAGGCGGTGATCCGCACCAGGGCGAGCCCCGTCACCAGGACGGCGACCAGGGTGACCAGGGTGTCGACCCGACCGGAACGGCTCACGCCACCAGCTTCTTCAGCGGTACACCGGCGTCGGCCGCCGCGTCGCGGGACACCGTCCTGCCCTGTGCGAGCGCCTTGCGCACGACCATGAAGTCGGCGGGTGCGTTGACGCACTCGGCGGCGGTGAGGCGGTCGCCGCGGTAGCGCAGCGCGGTGAACCGGCCGGGCCGATCGCCGGGGCGGAGGACCACCTCGTCGTCGAGGTGCGCCAGACCGGCGATCTGGATCTTCAGGTCGCCCTGGTCCGACCAGAACCACGGCACGCCGGTGTAGGGGCGCGGGTCGCCCACCAGGGTGGTGGCGGCGGCCTTGGCCTGTTCCACGGCGTTGTCCACGCTCTCCAGCCGCAACCGCCGGTCGGAGCCGGGTGTGGGGTCGGGCAGGTCGGCGCAGTCGCCCACGGCGAGGGTGTGGCCGTCGGAGGCGCGGGAGAAGGCGTCGACGACCACGCCGCCGTCACAGCGCAGCCCGGCGGCGCGCGCCAGGTCGTCGCGCGGGTGGGCACCGACGCCGACCAGCACGAGACCGGCGGGCAGGCTCGTGCCGTCCTCCAGCTCCACGGCGGTCACCGAGCCCCGATCACCGCGGAAGCGCAGCGGGCGCGCCCCGGTGAGCACCCGCACCCCGGCGGCCTGGTGCGCGGCCCGCACCAGCTCGGCCGTCAGCGGGCTGACCACGCGGCCCATCAGCGACGGACCGGCCTCCACCACGGTCACCCGCACGCCCGCCGCAGCCGCGGTGGCGGCGACCTCCAGCCCGATGAACCCGCCGCCGACCACCACCAGGTCGGCCACGTCGAGGCGGCGGGCCAGCACCTCGGCGTCGGCGAGATCACGCAGCACCACGACCCCGTCGAGGTCGGCACCCTCCACTTCCAGGCGGCGTGGTTCGGCGCCGGTGGCCAGCACCAGGCGGTCGAACTCCCAGGACCGCCCGGAGGCGGCCACAGCCGTGCCCGCTCCCGTCCCGGCCAGCTCCAGCCGCGTGACGCGTTCGTCGAGGACGAGGTCCACGCGTTGCTCGCGGTAGAAGGCGGGACTGCGCAGCGCCAACGACCCGACGGTCGCCTCGCCGCGCAGCACCGCCTTGGACAGCGGCGGCCGGGTGTAGGGGGCGTGGGGTTCCTGCCCGACCAGGGTGACCGGGCCGGCCCAGCCGAGTTCGCGGGCGCTGCTCACCAGCTGCGCGCCGGCCTGGCCCGCGCCCACGACGAGCAGGTGCCCGGTGCTCACAGCTGGGTCTCCGGGATGGTGACGCGGACCTCCTGCCCGGCGGCCAGGACGAGCCGGCAGGACAGTCGGGAGTTGTCCTCGCGGTCGGTGGCGGCGACGTCGAGCATGTCGTCCTCGTCCTCGCCGACCGGTGCGAAGTCGTCGGCATGGCGCTCGTCGAGGAAGACGTGGCAGGTCGCGCAGGACAGCGACCCACCGCACTGCCCCAGGATGCCGGGGACGCCGTTGCGGACCGCGGTCTGCATGACCGAGTCGCCGACCTCGGCCTCCACGACCCGTTCGGTGCCGTCGGGCTGGGTGTAGAACACCTTGGGCACGGTCGTGTCCTCCTTCGTCACCAGGTGACCGGCAGGCTGGTCATGGGCTGGGTGAGCACGTCGCGGCTGAACACCGGTTCGCCCGCCAGCCGCAGCTCGGGGATGCGCTTGAACAGCTCGGCCAGGCCGACCTGGAGCTCCATGCGGGCCAGGGGCGCGCCGAGGCAGTGGTGCAGGCCGTGGCTGAGCGTCAGGTGGGGGTTGTCGGGGCGGGCGATGTCGAACCGCGCGGGGTCGGTCACCGCGGCGGGGTCGTGGCCGGCGGCGCTCGGGTCGATGCTGACGGCGTCGCCCTTGGCGATGAGCTGTCCGTCGACGACGACGTCCTCGGTGGCGACGAACGGCACCAGGCCGCCGCCACCGCCGGCGGGACGGCCGGTGGCGAACCCGCCGTGCCGCAGCACCTCCTCGGCGGTGGTCGCCGCGAGGCCGTCCGGGTCGGCCGTGAACCGGGCGCGCTGCTCGTCGTCGCTCAGCAGCGCCAGCACACCGGTGGACAGGAAGGTGGCGGTGTTGTCGAAACCGCCGACGATGAGGATGAACGCGATCGGCAGGATTTCGGCGTCGGTGAGCGTCTCGTCCCGGTCGCGGGCGTGGGCCAGGGCGCTGAGCAGGTCGTCGCGCGGTTCCTCGCGGCGCTCGGCGATGAGGTCGGTCATGTAGGCGGCCAGCTCGGCCATGTCGGCCGCCACCTCGGCCTCGGACTTGCCCGCCACCGCCAGGGTGGACGAGCTCCACCTCTCGAACTTCTCCCGGTCCGACGACGGGACGCCGAGCAGGTTGCTGAGCATCTCGATCGGCAGCGACAGCGAGTACTCGGGCACCAGGTCCCGCACGCCGCCGCGGTCGATCATGCCGTCGATCAGCTCGTTGGCGAAGGCCACGGCGGAGTCGCGCATCTCGCGCACCCGCTTGGGCGAGATGGCCTTCTGCACCAGCTTGCGCAGCTTGGTGTGCTGGGGCGGGTCCTCGAACTGGAGCGTGCCGCGCAGGAAGTCGGGGAAGGGCACGAAGAACGGCACGACGCGCTCGCCGGTGCGGAACGGCTCGCGCACGAACCGGCGGTCGCTCAGGATCTCGCGGGCGGCGGCGTTGCGGTGCACCAGCCACACGTCGCCGCCGTACGGCATGGTCATCTTCGTCATCGGCCGGTCGGCGATGATGCGGCCGAGGTGCTTGACGGCCTCGGTCGGGGGCACCGGTGCGAAGGGGTACTCGGTGCCGGGGGTGGTGGTCATCGGCGTGTCTCCGGGCTCGGCTCAGGCGGTGGGCGGCTGGGGGACGGCGACCAGCTCGGGCCGCGCCTCGGGGGTGAGGTGCATGACCTCGTCGAACCGCTCGGCGACGGTCTCGACGGTCAGGGCGGGGTCGTGGATGCCGGTGGTGGTAACCACGACGGCGCGGTTGACCGTGCCGCCGGCGGCGTTGAACAGCTCGCCGGTCACCGTGCAGGAGGGGTGCACCAGGTAGGCCGCCAGCGGGGCGACATGCTCGGGCAGCAGCTGCGTGCGCAGGTACTCCATGACCTCCGGCGCCAGCGACTCCGCCGAGCTCTCGGCCATCCGGGTGCCCGCGCCGGGCGCGACGGCGTTGACCAGGATGCCGTGCTCGGCGCCCTCGAGGGCGAGGTTGCGGGTCAGGCCGAACACCGCCCCCTTGGAGCTGCCGTAGTGGGTCATCAGCGGGTTGCCGAGCATGGCGGCGGAGACGGTGTTGACCACGCGGCCGCTGCCGGAGGCGATCAGGTGCGGCCAGGCCGCCTTGCAGACGTTGAGCGAGCCGAAGAAGTGCACGTCGAGGTGGCGCTGGTACTCCCGCGTGTCGACCTCGTCGAAGCGGGCGGTGCGCACGATGCCGGCGTTGTTGATCACCGCGTCGAGGCGGCCGAACTCGGTGACCGCGGTGTCGACGACCTCGGCGGCGCCGCTCTCGGTGGAGATGTCGGCGCGACAGGCGACGGCCCGGCCGCCGGCGGCGCGGATCTCGGCCACGACGTCGCCCGCCGGGTCGTCGCCGTCCACGCCACCGCCGTCGACCCGCGCCCCGAGGTCGGCGACGACGACGGACGCGCCGCGGGAGGCCAGCAGCAGGGCGTGGGCGCGGCCGATGCCGCGCCCGGCCCCGGTCACGACCACGGCGCGGTCGGTGAAGGAAAGGGTGTCCACGGGTGTTCCCCTCTGCTCGGCGCGCTCGCCGCCGCACCTGGGCACGACTCCAACGCTACCGAATACATGAGTTTGGTCAAGTAATGTGACGCAGGTCGGTCAGGGACGGTTGGCGCCGCCGCCGACCGCGACGTCGGCGGCCCAGACCGAGCCGCGGCGCTGCCGGCGGGACTCCTCCCAGTCCAGGACGTCCAGGCCGGCGCAGATGTAGAGGGTGCGGCGGTCCTCGCCGCCGAGCACGCAGGCGGGAGGTAGCGCCACCTGCGGGTCGAAGCGCACGACGTCGGTGACGGCCCCGCCTTCGACGATGCGGGCCACGGCGGGCACCGAGGGCATGCCCGTCCACACGCCGCCCTCCTCGTCCAGGCAGATGCCGTCCGGCAACGAGGAGGTGGTGGCGAACACCCGCCGACCGCTCAACCGGCCGTCGGCGTCGCGGTCGAGCACGGTGATGCGGTTGGCGAACGCCTCGGCGGTCACCACGCGGGTGCCGTCGGAGCTGACGGCGATGCCGTTGGCGCCGCCGAAACCGCCCAGCTCGGTCAGCGCCCGGGCGGTGCCGTCCGGTTCGACCACGAGCAGCGCCGAGTCGCGCGGTTCCTCGCCCGCGAACAGCTCGAAGCCCAACTGGGTGACGTAGGCGCGGCCGTCGGCGTCGACGACCATGTCGTTGACCGGCCCGGTGGCCAGTTCGCGCAGGTCGGCGTGCACGGTGACCCG
This portion of the Saccharothrix syringae genome encodes:
- a CDS encoding 3-ketosteroid-delta-1-dehydrogenase, whose product is MTTPASTAHDTTVDLLVVGSGTGLAAALGGREAGLSVLVVEKTSHVGGSTARSGGAFWIPGNSALRAAGSGDSVESAAEYLFDLVGDSVPQERWRAFLEHGPAAVEMLLRTTPMRFSWAEGYSDYHPERPGGSAAGRSCECRPFDASVLKSERRRLRPGVLSAPVPMPVTGADYRWMNLVARVPRRAVPRIARRVVQGLGGLLLRREYLAGGQALAAGLFAGVLRAGVPVWTETALVRLTTVGDRVTGAVLRQGGREVTVTARRGVVLAAGGFDHRADWRHHHQSPALEAGWSLGAVGNTGDAISAAQEVGAGTALMDQAWWFPAVAPLPGGSPQVLLAERSLPGSFMVDSTGRRFVNEATDYMSFGQRVLAREKAGDPVGAMWLVFDQRYRNSYVFAGTVFPRMPLPRAWYDAGIAHRATTPSDLARAAGLPPEQFAATFRRFSELAGSGVDHDFGRGRSAYDRYYGDPTVTPNPNLRPLDLGPLHGVRVVLSDLGTCGGITADGSARALRQDGTPIDGLYAIGNAAANAFGATYPGAGATIGQGLVFGHLAARHAASLPSR
- a CDS encoding SDR family NAD(P)-dependent oxidoreductase: MQRFDGRTALVTGGASGIGQATALRLLAEGATVVAADVSADGLEKTAAQAAEAGAGGRLTTAVLDIADERAVQEVVTGAVAALGGLDVLVNATGMLRGAHTHDCSLELWNRVIAVNLTGTFLVTRAALPALLATGRGVVVNFSSTSASFAHPFMAAYSASKGGIESFTHSIAQEYSKQGLRAVSVAPGSISSGITNGIGDLVPADIDWSLLGKLTPALGQGFAGPEAVAGVVAMLASDDGAFITGTEIRIDGGTHQ
- a CDS encoding MMPL family transporter; the protein is MARLLYRLGVGSARRPLLVITAWLLLAAGLAAAAIGGMRFADGGFEIDDTESSTALEVVEREFPSPSGEPGTGTLQLVLFTEDGTPLDEAQRTTVADVLVRAAATGHVAEVSDPFDPARPAVSSDGTTAIATLSLREITEDNRDAVHDAVVAVAEQARDRGLGAEVGGSIGDPMPEVFGPTEVVGAVLAFAVLLLTYGSLAAAGANMLGALIGVAVGVLGVLAFSAFSPIGSMTPTLAVMLGLAVGIDYCLFVLARFRAELREGRPLEDAIGRATGTAGSAVVFAGGTVVIALAGLAVVGIGFITEMGLAAAVGVAVAVLMSLTLLPAALKLMGRRALPRRERAGGTPVRADRIGFLDRWIKLVVRRPVTVLAGAVAGLLVLAVPVLSLATSLTTPGGEDPDSTQRAAYEQIADAFGAGYQGPLIVLAQGDGVQARLDEVTSRLTALGGVASVAPAGVNATGDTALLQVVPTTGPVDERTERLVHDIRDRADDVPGVDLLVTGQTAIGIDTDERLSAALVTYLVVIVGLSLLLLVVVFRSLLVPLIATVGFLLSLGAGVGVTVAVFQWGWLGPVFSAPQGNPMLSLLPVLIVGILFGLAMDYQVFLVSRMHEAHVRGLDPVEAVMDGFGRTAVVVVSAATIMTAVFAGFALSPSSLIGSIGLALTAGVVADAFVVRMIVVPALLTLLGRRAWWLPGWLDRVLPHLDAEGRALDEPSPTQLGHQVDDQLRPPVPVAAGSAAQQAAQSGQLEVADPPHQGPAAP
- a CDS encoding response regulator transcription factor, which gives rise to MTGDVRVLVVDDQALIRAGLRGVLESEPGITVVGEAADGDGAVRRVREGGIDVVLMDLRMPRVDGVAATRRLTADPGASRDVAVLVLTTFETDEHVLSAVAAGARGYLGKDSPPEALIDAVRVVARGETLLSARAMTTLAAHATRAVAPPPPTRSSLDPLTDREREVVLLVARGLSNDQIAARLVISPLTAKTHVNRSMTKLGVRDRAALVVTVHASGLLDAP
- a CDS encoding sensor histidine kinase, with protein sequence MSRSGRVDTLVTLVAVLVTGLALVRITASGGPWPSAACVVAGCAAVLLRHRHPPAAWAATTAGVVLVGQADPAWVSLGALSQLALLHLVSTARRRGWAVTAVVTALVFCLPPLLNGPGIAVEADVAAMIAWTAGAVGVGHAVRSRRDYVLAVEDRARRAEQMREAVARRRVVEERLRIARELHDVVGHHVAVITVHAGLARRTLRTDPARSEDALVETENAARAVLREMAGILRLLRADDVDADTPAPGLERVGNLVDAVRRGGVEVDARLDGGQVPDLVSVTGYRVAQEALTNAARHGTGRVELAVRRAPGTVVVEVVNPVADAAPSRTGGHGLVGMRERVDAVGGCLEAGRDGAVFRVRATLPLESGCPDPDGEDVR
- a CDS encoding NAD(P)/FAD-dependent oxidoreductase, with amino-acid sequence MSTGHLLVVGAGQAGAQLVSSARELGWAGPVTLVGQEPHAPYTRPPLSKAVLRGEATVGSLALRSPAFYREQRVDLVLDERVTRLELAGTGAGTAVAASGRSWEFDRLVLATGAEPRRLEVEGADLDGVVVLRDLADAEVLARRLDVADLVVVGGGFIGLEVAATAAAAGVRVTVVEAGPSLMGRVVSPLTAELVRAAHQAAGVRVLTGARPLRFRGDRGSVTAVELEDGTSLPAGLVLVGVGAHPRDDLARAAGLRCDGGVVVDAFSRASDGHTLAVGDCADLPDPTPGSDRRLRLESVDNAVEQAKAAATTLVGDPRPYTGVPWFWSDQGDLKIQIAGLAHLDDEVVLRPGDRPGRFTALRYRGDRLTAAECVNAPADFMVVRKALAQGRTVSRDAAADAGVPLKKLVA
- a CDS encoding 2Fe-2S iron-sulfur cluster-binding protein, which produces MTKEDTTVPKVFYTQPDGTERVVEAEVGDSVMQTAVRNGVPGILGQCGGSLSCATCHVFLDERHADDFAPVGEDEDDMLDVAATDREDNSRLSCRLVLAAGQEVRVTIPETQL
- a CDS encoding cytochrome P450, which translates into the protein MTTTPGTEYPFAPVPPTEAVKHLGRIIADRPMTKMTMPYGGDVWLVHRNAAAREILSDRRFVREPFRTGERVVPFFVPFPDFLRGTLQFEDPPQHTKLRKLVQKAISPKRVREMRDSAVAFANELIDGMIDRGGVRDLVPEYSLSLPIEMLSNLLGVPSSDREKFERWSSSTLAVAGKSEAEVAADMAELAAYMTDLIAERREEPRDDLLSALAHARDRDETLTDAEILPIAFILIVGGFDNTATFLSTGVLALLSDDEQRARFTADPDGLAATTAEEVLRHGGFATGRPAGGGGGLVPFVATEDVVVDGQLIAKGDAVSIDPSAAGHDPAAVTDPARFDIARPDNPHLTLSHGLHHCLGAPLARMELQVGLAELFKRIPELRLAGEPVFSRDVLTQPMTSLPVTW
- a CDS encoding SDR family NAD(P)-dependent oxidoreductase, yielding MDTLSFTDRAVVVTGAGRGIGRAHALLLASRGASVVVADLGARVDGGGVDGDDPAGDVVAEIRAAGGRAVACRADISTESGAAEVVDTAVTEFGRLDAVINNAGIVRTARFDEVDTREYQRHLDVHFFGSLNVCKAAWPHLIASGSGRVVNTVSAAMLGNPLMTHYGSSKGAVFGLTRNLALEGAEHGILVNAVAPGAGTRMAESSAESLAPEVMEYLRTQLLPEHVAPLAAYLVHPSCTVTGELFNAAGGTVNRAVVVTTTGIHDPALTVETVAERFDEVMHLTPEARPELVAVPQPPTA